In Candidatus Rokuibacteriota bacterium, a single window of DNA contains:
- a CDS encoding transcriptional regulator, whose product FTPYMYAMSVMHCMTVSLAAGGAGLGTAWGEQTARRMLGEAGFKSVEIVEAPGPQNSIYICRT is encoded by the coding sequence TTCACGCCCTACATGTACGCGATGAGCGTGATGCACTGCATGACGGTCTCGCTGGCGGCGGGCGGCGCAGGCCTCGGCACCGCGTGGGGTGAACAAACGGCGCGGCGGATGCTCGGGGAGGCGGGATTCAAGAGCGTCGAGATCGTCGAGGCCCCGGGGCCCCAGAACAGCATCTACATCTGCCGCACGTAG